A stretch of Malus sylvestris chromosome 11, drMalSylv7.2, whole genome shotgun sequence DNA encodes these proteins:
- the LOC126591365 gene encoding nonsense-mediated mRNA decay factor SMG7: protein MMIPQMDKMSAPSSRERAQRLYDKILELENRRRRSAQARIPSDPNAWQQMRENYEAIILEDHAFSEQHNIEYALWQLHYKRIEELRAHFSAATASAGSNTSQGVKGPIRPDRVTKIRLQFKTFLSEATGFYHDLIVKIRAKYGLPLRYFSEDSENQIVMDKDGKKGLISCHRCLIYLGDLARYKGLYGEGDSKTREYAAASSYYMQAASLWPSSGNPHHQLAILASYSGDELVALYRYFRSLAVDSPFSTARDNLIVAFEKNRQSYSQLSGNTNASAVKELPARLAGIGRGKGEIIPASKDNNTKVSLVKERASSTQETYKAFCIWFVRLNGILFTRTSLETFAEVLSVVSSGLCELLSNGAEEVLNFGADAVENGLAIVRLISILIFTIHNVKKESEGQTYAEIVQRAVLLRNAFTAVFELAGHILERCVQLCDPSSSFLLPGILVFVEWLACCPDVAAGSDSDEKQLSVRSKFWNVCISFFNNLLSTGPMSIDDEDETCFNNMSRYEEGETENRLALLEDFELRGFIPLIPAQTILDFSRKHSFGSDGHKEKGARVKRILAAGKALANVVKVDQKAVYFDSKLKKFVIGFEPQVLNDIIPTSYRHMATEDDNLQENQAESTINLVGAVYPKTELSMEGDEEDEVIVFKPVVAEKRPDAASTTWTAYDGLQTGKNASAADQTVNGTYGSATSDNLHHQNAFRADSQIPVSFANGIHQHWQPIQSHASKFSVETGFGVGSQLPASNANTIPQNLQPIQSNALNPAMEEEMSLANSLRSMGFMGNGHALKSEPVAVSVPYQLPVNGSASGMFYSHTKASEAFLPYKVDAIADGLTVKTSSALPTGIRKSPVSRPVRHLGPPPGFSHVPPKNANESISGSDSMSESLVMDDYSWLDGYQMPSSTKVNGLNNYVNYSSHSNPHSFTNSNGLSGAVNFPFPGKQGTPMQLPGENQKSWQDFQRLDDLKLHHEMQLQQQQQLVNGNQHPNPQPEQCQGQSLWMGRHFV from the exons ATGATGATTCCACAGATGGATAAAATGTCTGCTCCTTCATCAAGGGAGCGTGCCCAACGTCTATATGACAAG ATTCTTGAGTTGGAGAATAGGCGTCGGAGGTCTGCCCAAGCACGAATTCCATCAGATCCCAATGCCTGGCAACAGATGCGTGAGAATTATGAAGCAATAATTCTTGAGGACCATGCTTTCTCCGAGCAGCACAATATCGAGTATGCTTTGTGGCAGTTACATTACAAGCGCATTGAGGAATTGCGAGCACACTTCAGTGCTGCTACAGCTTCTGCAGGTTCAAACACATCTCAGGGTGTGAAGGGGCCAATTCGGCCTGATCGAGTTACAAAAATAAGACTGCAGTTTAAAACATTCCTTTCAGAAGCAACTGGATTTTATCATGATTTAATAGTGAAGATCAGAGCGAAATATGGGCTTCCTCTTCGTTATTTCTCTGAAGATTCTGAAAACCAGATTGTTATGGACAAGGATGGAAAGAAAGGTCTAATATCGTGCCACAGATGCTTGATATATTTGGGTGACCTTGCACGCTACAAAGGATTGTATGGGGAAGGGGACTCAAAAACTCGTGAGTACGCTGCAGCCTCAAGTTACTACATGCAAGCTGCATCTCTCTGGCCATCCAGTGGGAACCCCCATCACCAG CTTGCTATATTGGCTTCCTATTCGGGGGATGAGTTGGTGGCTCTTTATCGATATTTTCGTAGCCTGGCGGTGGATAGTCCCTTTTCAACCGCAAGAGATAACTTGATTGTTGCATTTGAGAAG aatCGTCAGAGTTACTCTCAACTGTCTGGGAACACTAATGCTTCTGCAGTCAAAGAGTTGCCTGCACGGTTGGCAGGCATAGGTAGAGGAAAGGGGGAAATAATACCTGCATCTAAAGATAACAATACCAAAGTAAGCCTTGTTAAGGAAAGAGCATCCAGTACTCAGGAGACCTATAAGGCTTTTTGCATCTGGTTTGTCCGTCTGAATGGCATTCTTTTCACGCGTACTag CCTGGAGACATTTGCAGAAGTTCTATCTGTGGTTAGCAGTGGCTTATGTGAGCTTCTGTCTAATGGAGCAGAAGAGGTGCTGAATTTTGGTGCAGATGCTGTTGAGAATGGACTTGCTATTGTTAGACTTATCTCCATATTGATATTCACAATTCATAATGTGAAAAAGGAAAGCGAAGGTCAGACATATGCAGAAATTGTACAACGTGCTGTCCTACTGCGGAATGCATTTACTGCTGTTTTTGAGTTGGCGGGGCACATCTTAGAGAGATGCGTGCAGTTATGTGATCCGTCTTCAAGTTTCCTGTTACCAGGTATTCTTGTTTTTGTAGAATGGTTGGCATGTTGTCCTGATGTTGCAGCTGGAAGTGATTCAGACGAAAAACAGTTGTCTGTTAGATCCAAATTCTGGAATGTTTGCATATCCTTCTTCAATAATCTCTTGTCGACTGGGCCAATGTCGatagatgatgaagatgagacTTGCTTTAATAACATGAGCAGATATGAAGAAGGTGAAACTGAAAATCGTCTTGCTTTGTTGGAGGATTTTGAGTTGAGAGGATTTATTCCACTAATTCCAGCACAAACAATATTGGACTTCTCGAGGAAGCATTCTTTTGGAAGTGATGGCCATAAGGAAAAAGGGGCCCGTGTTAAAAGGATTCTGGCAGCAGGCAAAGCTCTTGCAAATGTGGTTAAGGTTGACCAGAAAGCAGTATATTTTGATTCGAAGTTAAAGAAATTTGTCATAGGCTTTGAACCTCAAGTGCTAAATGATATCATTCCTACCTCCTATCGACATATGGCTACTGAAGATGATAATCTGCAAGAAAATCAAGCAGAGAGCACAATCAATTTGGTGGGAGCTGTATATCCAAAGACAGAGTTATCCATGGAAGGGGACGAGGAAGATGAAGTAATAGTATTTAAGCCAGTAGTGGCTGAGAAGCGACCTGATGCCGCAAGCACTACGTGGACAGCGTATGACGGCCTACAGACTGGTAAAAATGCTTCTGCAGCTGATCAAACAGTTAATGGAACTTATGGTTCTGCCACTTCGGATAATCTACACCATCAAAATGCTTTTAGGGCTGATTCACAAATACCTGTATCTTTTGCTAATGGTATACACCAGCACTGGCAACCAATCCAGTCACATGCTTCCAAGTTTTCAGTGGAAACTGGTTTTGGTGTTGGTTCACAACTACCTGCATCAAATGCCAATACCATCCCCCAGAATTTACaaccaattcaatcaaatgcTTTGAATCCGGCAATGGAGGAAGAAATGTCTCTTGCTAATAGCTTAAGGAGTATGGGATTTATGGGAAATGGGCATGCACTAAAATCTGAGCCTGTGGCAGTTTCTGTTCCATACCAACTCCCAGTGAATGGTAGTGCTAGTGGTATGTTTTACAGCCACACGAAAGCTTCAGAAGCTTTTTTGCCATATAAAGTTGATGCAATTGCTGACGGGTTGACTGTAAAGACATCATCAGCTCTGCCTACAGGTATCCGAAAAAGTCCAGTAAGTCGACCTGTTAGGCACCTTGGTCCACCACCCGGTTTTAGCCACGTTCCTCCTAAAAATGCAAACGAATCAATTTCTGGTTCAGATTCAATGAGTGAGAGTCTAGTTATGGATGATTACAGCTGGTTGGATGGATATCAGATGCCATCTTCAACAAAAGTAAATGGGCTGAATAATTATGTTAATTACTCATCTCATTCCAATCCCCATAGCTTCACAAACAGTAATGGCTTAAGTGGAGCAGTGAACTTCCCCTTTCCTGGTAAACAGGGTACACCTATGCAACTACCAGGGGAAAACCAGAAAAGCTGGCAAGATTTCCAGAGGCTTGATGACCTCAAGCTACACCATGAAATGCAGCTGCAGCAACAGCAACAACTTGTAAATGGAAATCAGCACCCAAATCCACAGCCTGAGCAATGTCAAGGACAGTCTCTCTGGATGGGCCGCCATTTTGTGTGA